A single Panthera tigris isolate Pti1 chromosome A3, P.tigris_Pti1_mat1.1, whole genome shotgun sequence DNA region contains:
- the TCF15 gene encoding transcription factor 15, whose amino-acid sequence MAFALLRPVGAHVLYPDVRLLSEDEENRSESDASDQSFGCCEGLEAARRGPGPGGGRRAGGGAGPVVVVRQRQAANARERDRTQSVNTAFTALRTLIPTEPVDRKLSKIETLRLASSYIAHLANVLLLGDAADDGQPCFRAAGSAKSAVPAAPDGGRQPRSICTFCLSNQRKGGGRRDLGGSCLKVRGVAPLRVPRR is encoded by the exons ATGGCGTTCGCGCTGCTGCGCCCCGTCGGCGCGCACGTGCTGTACCCGGACGTGCGGCTGCTGAGCGAGGACGAGGAGAACCGCAGCGAGAGCGACGCGTCCGACCAGTCGTTCGGCTGCTGCGAGGGCCTGGAGGCGGCGCGGCGCGGCCCGGGCCccgggggcgggcggcgggcgggcggcggcgcgggccCCGTGGTGGTGGTGCGACAGCGGCAGGCGGCCAACGCGCGGGAGCGGGACCGCACGCAGAGCGTGAACACGGCCTTCACGGCGCTGCGCACGCTCATCCCCACCGAGCCGGTGGACCGCAAGCTGTCCAAGATCGAGACGCTGCGCCTGGCGTCCAGCTACATCGCGCACCTGGCCAACGTGCTGCTGCTGGGGGACGCGGCCGACGACGGGCAGCCGTGCTTCCGGGCGGCCGGCAGTGCAAAGAGCGCGGTCCCCGCTGCCCCCGACGGCGGCCGCCAGCCGCGCTCCATCTGCACCTTCTGCCTCAGCAACCAGCGCAAAGGG GGTGGCCGTCGTGACCTGGGGGGCAGCTGCTTGAAGGTGAGGGGGGTAGCCCCCCTCCGAGTGCCACGGAGATGA